Genomic window (Palaemon carinicauda isolate YSFRI2023 chromosome 42, ASM3689809v2, whole genome shotgun sequence):
tatatatatatatatatatatatatatatatatatatatatatgtgtgtgtgtgtgtgtgtgtgtgtgtgtgtgcgcgcacgctcGTAGGTACCCGGGTAGCTAAATGAATTCTGTCATACAAAAATTCTATTCTCACTCAGGGTTTGGATGGGCCGAAGTGTTGACCTCATCAGCCACAGATATCTGTAAGATACCCAGGTTCTCAGCCTTAGCAAGTGAATCATTTTCACTGGCTTTTTATTTCAAGGTATGGTTTTGCATCATCTCTagcttcgtgtgcgtcgtctttgtGCTGACAATTCTGACGAAGTTTGAGAACAGGTTCCTTCCGATGATGTCGAAATCTTCTTTTTTCGACGTTCTTCTCTGGGCTACGTCGACGTTTTCACAGGAAAGTAAGTACATACgcattataatttttgttgtagtagtagtagtagtagtagtagtagtagtagtagtagtagtagtagttggagaAGGAGGGAAAGGGGGAGCCAGACTGAAaaagaggcgcatttgcatcgactcgcagcagtgcccaatcaatcagcgatcagaaaacttttccgagctaaaagggcaccccctgcgagtcggtgcaaatctgactcactaaaaagaattgactataggttgtaGTTGGGCAAGACATTATGATCATTGAACAtccttgcagttattattattataacgttcATTATTGATGACATATAAAGGCATTGGCTTGTTGTCAAATTAAACAGatcaaattaaagaaaaacaattgttTGTTGGTAGATCATAGATGACAATAGATAGCTTGagttaaagataaaaacaaatgaaattttaaTGACTTACTAATAAAATCGTTTTAAAACTTCCGTTGTTTATCAAATAAggagaaaataattatataaaattatttcattattataaaatctcagatttttttttttttatggataacaTCATTATCGACATTGGAACTAATTCTTTAATCACATTTAGCCGTTGATCATTCTTTGCAGTTAGTCCAATCTGCACTCAAAGATAtttcaccgttattattattattattattattattattattattattattattgttattgttaatgttattgttattattattattatgtttattattattattattattattattattattaaatgcaatgctacaaccctagttggaaaagcaggatgctataagcccagggggccacaacagggaaaatagcccagtgaggaaaggaaacaaggaaaaataaaatattttaagaacagcaaaaacattgaaataaatatttcctatatgaactataaaaactttaacaaaacaacaggaagagaaactacataaaacagtgtgcccgagtgtaccctcaagcaagagaactctaacccaagacagtggaacaccatggtacagaggctaaggcactatccaagactagagaacaatgtttgattttggattgtccttctcctggaaCAGCTTTCATGCAGTATGCTGAAATTCTAAAAGACTAGAGTCTCCGAACTTtaatctttgggcttatagcctctgtaccattgtattccactatcttggatgagagttctcttgcttgagggtacacttaagcacccactattctatcttatttctctgcctcttgttttgttaattttttttagtttatagtttatataggaaatgtttattttaacattactgatcctgagatattttatttttcgttgtttccgttcctcactgggctattttccctgttggagcccctgggcttatagcatcctgctttcccaactagggttgtagcttagcaaataataaaaataataataatgaatagcatACCACTAATATAATGAATCGTTTTCTCAGATAATATTATATTCCGTTTTCCTTTTTTCAAGATTCTGGATGGGTACCTAAAGCAAATGGGGGACGAGTCCTGACTGCTACTTGGCTGATAACTTCGCTCATATTCATGTCATCTTACGCTGGGATTCTGACAGCCATGCTGACTGTGCCCATCGTGGTTATTCCAATCGACTCAAAATATGATTTGGTAAAGCAGACTGCCATGCCTTGGAAACTGAGAGCTGGTTCCTTCATTCGACAATACTTTCGTGTAAGattatacattttcttttattattattattattattattattattattattattattattattattattattattattattgttgttgttgttgttattgttattgttattattattaatattaatattaatattattattattattattattattattattattattattattaagctacaaacctagttggaaaagcccaggagctccaacatagaaaatagcccagtgaggaaaggaaacaaggaaaaataaaatattttaagaactaacattaaaataaatatatactatataaactataaaaaaactttaacaaaacaaaattaagagaaataagatagaataatatgcccgagtgtaccctcaaaagataatttcatgttttatattttatatatttcttatcgtTTCCACAAAATTGAAAGTTATGACTTTTTCATAAGTTCCAACAAATGCTCACAGCAGGTTTGCTGATGTAATAACGCGCAATAAACTGGTAATTCTTCCACAGGATTCGGAGTTGGAGGTGGACCGCAAGCTCTTCGCAGGCGCCGGCGAGTTTTATGGCAATTGCTGGCACAGCCGAGAAGAAATTCGTAACGGAGAATTCGTGGCAGTGTGCGTGTCGAACACGGCACGAACTATAATGGCTTGGGATTTCAGGTCAGTCTTTAATATTGCTCAGTTTCTCTTATTTTTACtgaggtaaatcattcttcttatAATATAATGAGGGATAACTATTACTGTTATCATGTACATTATGATGTTATGTGAAATTAACACCAAcgtatgttgagagaatggaaaatggctgtctgctaaagaaggtgatgaatgcacaagttgatggtagaagtacaagaggaaggccaaggtttgggtggatggatggagtgaagaaagctctgggtgataggaggatagatgtgagagaggcaagagagcgtgctagaaataggaatgaatggcgagcgattgtgacgcagttccggtaggccctgctgcttcctccggtgccttagatgactgcggaggtagcaggggtaggggattcagcattatgaagcttcatctgtggtggataatgtgggagggtgggctgtggcaccctagcagtaccagctgaactcggttgcgtcccttgttaggctgggaggaacgtagagagtagaggtccccttttttgttttgtttcatttgttgatgtcggctactccccaaaattggaggaagtgccttggtatatgtatgtatgtatgtatgtatgcattggtTTTAAATACCTTTTATATATTCCATCAGTCTATTCCTTATTCATGTACTTATTCAAATAATTATTTCTTCATTCATTCAGttatttattccttcatttatAAATTTAATATGCTGAACCAAATTTAACTTGGTCAATACATGGATGATAATTTTTGGTAAGCTAGCTTTCATCGCTTCTTTAATGAATGAAGAAAATCGTTCAAAAAGAGACATATAAGTTAATTGACTCCAGTAAGAAATGCAAAAGAAAACAGAGCCTTTTTGCAGCATGGAAATGAATGACATTTCTCCTCTTCAGTGATGTCAGAATAGTAgagacgtttattattattatgattattattacttgctaagctacaaccctagttggaaaagcaggatgctataaacccaggggccccaacagggaaaatagctcagcgaggaaaggaaacaaggaaaaataaaatattttaagaatagcaacaacattaaaataaatatttcctatataaactataaatattttaacaaaacaagaaagaaattagatagaatagggtgcccgagtgtaccctcatgcaagaaaactctaacccaagacagtggaagaccatggtacagaggctatggcactacccaagactagagaacactggtttgattttggagtgtccttctcctaaaagggctgcttaccatagctaaagagtctcttctacccttatcaagaggaaagtagccactgaacaattacagtgcagtagttgaccccttgagagaaaaagaattgtttggtaatgtcagtgttgtcaggtgtatgaggagagaggagaatctgtaaagaataggccagactctgaaccgtaaccagagataaagatccaatgtagtactgtctggccggtcaatggaccccataacactctagcggtagtatctcaacataacTTAATTTATTGCAAGGTTTTATTTCCCTCTTGATTTATTTATTGTACCTGCATAAAACTGTGATGTTCACTCAATTATATTATGTCTCCCTATTGCCTCTGCAGCGCCACAGCCAAATGCCACACTTACATGGCCAAGGAGAAGGTCTATACCATGAATCATGGCGTGGTGGTGTTCAAGCCCAATTCGTCTTATATCCAGACTGCTAACATGATGTAAGTACTGTCTTCAAATATCTTTTCTATAGTCATAAATAGTGTCTTAAATAGTGCCTGTTAACATTATGACGATAAATAGCTTCAGAATTCAGTTTCGGTAAAAGGGAGGATATCAAGTTGTTTTAAACTTTATGACTTATGGGCTACAATTCACTCACaatagggtacactcaggcacactattctgtctgtttccatatttcctcccctcactgggctattttccctgttggagaacttggaCTTAtactagcattctgcttttccaactaggattgtagcttagctaataataataataataataataataataataataataataacaacgcatCAGAAGTTCAAAGATAATAGAAACCAAAAGTTCTTAACATTATTTTTAAGGTTTGCTCTTAATctaaaaagagaaaagggaaaaaccTGACTTGTATATTAGTTTCCTCTGGAGTTCACCCTTCCTTgaggtttattcttttttttatttatttttcattctacatcAAACTTTGTAATAACAAAAGGTAAACAGGGAGAATCAGTTATTTCAATTGGGCCTATTTAGAAAACAATGTTGACAGGTTAACCTCTCAACAAAACTACTTTCTAAACGTCACTATGTTTCTGCAGCATCCTGCGACTGCACCAAGCTGGTCTGCTTAACAAATGGCTTACAGAGGAGGCGAGCAATGCCACCCACTGTCTTCAGCCTCCAGGAAGCCAAAATAGAGACGGAAATGCCCTGGCTCTGAATATACCTGCTCTATCTGGACCGTTCGTTCTTCTATCTGTTGGTAGGGGCCCTATTCTCTCACtagatttcttttcatatatattctagTTTAGGAATCAGAACTTTTCTGAGTTGACAATGTAAACCACACCTATACTTTATCAGAATATATTTTCGTACTATATTTGATTATGCTGAAAATTATGCAGAAAATGTTTACAAAAGGAGCTTCATGGATGAATAACGCACTTTACTTGATTATGCTGAAAAttatgctgaattttttttttacaaaaggagCTTCATGGATAAATAATTTGGAAAAATAATTTAATGATTCAGTATTACTGACAAGcaagatattcttttattactctaTATCATATACAATTGTTGGTGTAAGCAGAAGGATTTTTCTATTTCTCTAATTATAGGTCTGACCGGAGGTATCGTCTCATTTTTAATGGAGTTAGTAGTATTTTACACCGCAGAATCTTAACTGATTCTCGTTACGTGTAAAACGGGTTCGTGAATGACAACACCGACTTGAAATAAAATTTAGAACACTCTCTACAAATCTTACATTATTGGTATAAAGTAATGAAGATAATTataaattttcatgaataaataaaagCAATAACTATCTATTATATTTCAATGTTCATTTTACTTTTAGATGCAATTATATGACgccaaattataaaaagtaaatcttactttcttttgagcaaaagaagaaaaaatacaaagtaaatcaGTATTTCAGATTCATTCCACAGAGGAAATTATTAAGTTATGAAGCACACTCAgactcatatatgatatatatatatatatatatatatatatatatatatatatatatatatatatatatatatatatatatattcacagtatatatatatatgtatatatatgtatatatatgtgtatatatgtatatatatgtgtatatataaatatatatatatatatatatatatatatatatatatatatacgtaatgtgtgtatatatatatatatatatataatgtatatatatatatatatatatatatatatatatataatgtatacatatatatatatatatgtatatatatatatatatatatataatgtatacatatatatatatatatgtatatatatatatatatatatatatatatatatatatatatatatatatatatatatatatatatatatatatatatatatatatatatatgtatatcagcagcagccgttgctagcccactgcaagataaaggcctcagacatgttctttcactcGAGTCTGCTTATGGCCTTTCTATAACACAActtatcttagctcgtcaatccatcgtcttctcttccttcctctgcctcATTTGCAATTTGTAGtaacccattcggttattcttaatgtccatctattacttatcctgtccatgtccatccttattctttccatagctctttcagttgtaactagcttatgttctaaggctttagtaaggtaccacgtttctgatgcataagttaatactggaaaaGCTATCTCTctgaatacttttctctttagagaaagtggcattttacttttcaaaatttttttttttttttttttcttttttaccaaagtatCTCCATCCCAtggttttccttctttttatttcggtcccgtgtcccggggaaacacttaccgtctgtcctaaaagtaatatatttaataacagtctctagaggttcgtccataacccttatttgttctcTCCGTATTTTCAGAAacatttagttttactcatatgtatacgcacacatgcacgcacataagcgcgcgcacacacataaacacacacacatacacccagccacccacacatacacacacacacacatatatatatatatatatatatatatatatatatatatatatatatatatatatatatatatatatatatgtgtgtgtgtgtgtgtgtgtgtgtatgtatgagaatgAGTGCTTGTGCGTGTGTTCGCCCCTTCTTTGCTTGTAAACGCAATATGTTTTCAATGGAAAAGCGGaaatgtaattactattcacaCGAAGCTAAACGAAGGTAAAGTATTCACTCGCATTCTTTTACCTGTTCATAAGTGTGTGTAAAATCTGcgattggagtttagtgaaatattgtaaAATTTCTGTTTAGCCGATAATGGGATGatgtggtagtaggttggccaggacaccagccacccgttgagatactaccgctagagagttatggagtcctttgactagccagacagtactacattggatctttatctctggttacagttcacttttcctttgcctacacatacaccgaatagtctggcctattctttacagattctcctctgtcctcatacacctgacaacactgagacggagattaccaaacaatttttctttatccaatgggttaactactgcactgtaattgttcagtggctactttcctcatggtaagggtagaatagactctttagctatggtaagcagctcttctaggagaaggacactccaaaatcaaatgattgttctctagtcttgggtagtgccatagcctctgtaccatggttttccactgtcttgggttagagttctcttgcttgagggtacactcgggcacactgttctatctagtttctcttcctattgttttgttaaagtttttatattttatataggaaatatttagtttaatgtttttcctattcttaaaatattatatttttccttttttcctttcctccctgagctgttttccctgttggggcccctaggcttatagcatcccgcttttccaattagggttgtagcttagcaagtaataataataatactgaaggcTGAGTATCCCATGTGTGATAGTACCGTAGCTGTATTATTTGCGTCATATATGATATGCGAAAGGTGGAGTTCGTATCATTTGTACACTTGAAAACCAACCGAAAATacgagctgctctctctctctctctctctctctctctctctctctctctctctctctctctctctctctctctctctctctctctctctcatccttgggTAGTGCACTGGTGGAAGATAAAAGAACTATGGAAACTTCAGAAAGGGGCGATAGCACTTAGACTGAATATtcctagtgtgtgtgtgtctgtatgtgtgtgagagagagagagagagagagagagagagagagagagagagagaggggggggggaataggctCGATTCATTGGAAAACGAGAATGCCTTGGCCCAGTTTAATTTTTTCTCACTTCCAATTCCCATCTAGTATTTGCTAATGTTTACCCATCCAAAGAACGACAGGACTGTTTTATTGATGGAAAAAAAACCCGgtggatccatttttttttttgtgggtacaGACATAAATATTTGCACACGCAAACAGGCGCAAAAACTACATATTTTCTTATAATCAAAACAATTTTCAAACTATGCATTCTTCATTTAATAATCATTTTGcataaaataaatacattatagTTAATTCTTCTTTTACACGAAGAGAAACGAAATAAAGACGatatttttcttctcctatcagttTGAAAACTTTATTCCAAGGGAAGTTCATTAGAGAAAATCTTTTTGAAAACTTGCACC
Coding sequences:
- the LOC137633217 gene encoding glutamate receptor-like is translated as MMASTRGFITVAFEEFQPYGKLQNHSDGSLQYTGPMANFLAILADKINVDYDLKQPTDHIYGGYKDVNGSWSGTIGQVQRKEAEFFLGPSSIDPYWGQEFEYTTPIYTESNVLLMKRPTVVRDMANFLKPFAAEVWFCIISSFVCVVFVLTILTKFENRFLPMMSKSSFFDVLLWATSTFSQENSGWVPKANGGRVLTATWLITSLIFMSSYAGILTAMLTVPIVVIPIDSKYDLVKQTAMPWKLRAGSFIRQYFRDSELEVDRKLFAGAGEFYGNCWHSREEIRNGEFVAVCVSNTARTIMAWDFSATAKCHTYMAKEKVYTMNHGVVVFKPNSSYIQTANMIILRLHQAGLLNKWLTEEASNATHCLQPPGSQNRDGNALALNIPALSGPFVLLSVGLTGGIVSFLMELVVFYTAES